In the genome of Lycorma delicatula isolate Av1 chromosome 8, ASM4794821v1, whole genome shotgun sequence, one region contains:
- the LOC142329041 gene encoding uncharacterized protein LOC142329041 — protein MFNCHQVYSSMALESNAWNKVSSDHSNLFLPDGHHTQTVPSQTLPTQHRSLLKIPSKTSILTQTERYTQTEHLSSAVGFRGSCEVNKDSTMFDPGMQQQQQQSSQPQAQPPQAQQGGQGSQIYNSVASDKKENAEKSATVTEFPFCYNVNMLQKVHQQQSGTSTGVVAGDDKACYRFDVAQPFGYNYALVNQMSLAAAASTATFKCDICGLVFGHLSLLNHHKRIHSTTNNSTNPTPTTERTYSCDVCGNCFNTQSELKSHKSTAHKSKCCSMCGVEVDCEHSGGLKRKKFIKCENCQAGSSDNGSFQSSQEQSSSSDELPKGPHPVKRHGMAQVSKCNKCNGSGIIFIGGTRNFSDKPYHCNLCDGTFSRYSSLWSHKRLHTGDKPFKCDICGLTFARAAYLKNHIRVHSGEKPFKCDVCGMQFSQSPHLKNHERIHSGERPYQCEVCEKTFARHSTLWNHRRIHTGEKPYRCGLCGSAFNQATHLKNHAKVHTGEKPHRCEICDVRFSDRFALKRHHSIHEKYGRTAPSNTQNQQQQTQQQQTAPQPTQQQQQQQQQQQQQQQQQQQQQQQQQQQQQQQQLQPPNQPPPQQQPQLQQPQQGIDELYKCEIGGGIAFPGCSRPQDVKP, from the exons at gttTAATTGTCACCAAGTTTACAGTTCAATGGCTTTAGAGTCCAACGCATGGAACAAAGTAAGCAGTGACCATTCCAATCTATTCTTACCTGACGGTCATCATACACAAACTGTGCCGTCTCAGACATTACCGACACAGCATAGAAGTTTACTAAAAATACCATCAAAAACTTCTATATTAACTCAGACTGAAAG GTATACTCAGACTGAGCATTTATCATCAGCTGTCGGTTTTAGAGGAAGCTGTGAAGTAAATAAAGATTCAACTATGTTTGATCCTGGAATGCAACAACAGCAACAACAATCCTCACAGCCACAAGCACAACCACCCCAGGCTCAACAAGGGGGACAAGGCTCACAGATTTATAATTCTGTAGCAtcggataaaaaagaaaatgctgaaaaatCAGCTACCGTCACTGAATTTCCATTCTGTTATAATGTTAATATGTTACAAAAAGTACATCAGCAGCAATCAGGAACGTCAACAGGTGTTGTAGCAGGTGATGATAAGGCATGTTATCGATTTGATGTAGCGCAACCGTTTGGTTACAATTATGCCCTTGTTAATCAAATGTCATTAGCTGCTGCAGCATCAACTGCAACATTTAAATGCGATATATGTGGGTTAGTTTTCGGTCATTTATCGTTGCTGAATCATCACAAACGCATTCATAGTACTACTAACAATTCGACAAATCCAACACCGACAACCGAAAGGACTTACAGTTGTGATGTTTGTGGTAATTGTTTTAATACACAGAGTGAACTGAAATCGCATAAAAGTACAGCGCATAAATCAAAATGTTGCAGTATGTGTGGTGTAGAAGTTGATTGTGAACATTCCGGGggtttaaaacgtaaaaaatttattaaatgtgaaaattgTCAGGCCGGTTCAAGTGATAATGGTAGTTTTCAAAGTTCACAAGAACAGTCATCATCTTCTGATGAGTTGCCTAAAGGTCCCCATCCAGTTAAACGACACGGTATGGCACAAgtatcaaaatgtaataaatgtaatgggtcaggtataatttttattggtgGGACTAGAAATTTTAGCGATAAACCTTATCATTGTAATCTATGTGATGGTACTTTTTCCCGATATTCATCTCTTTGGAGCCACAAACGTCTTCATACCGGTGACAAGCCGTTCAAGTGTGACATTTGTGGATTGACATTTGCTCGTGCAGCttatttgaaaaatcatattAGAGTACACAGTGGAGAGAAGCCTTTTAAATGTGATGTATGTGGGATGCAATTCTCACAGTCACCCCACTTAAAAAACCATGAGCGAATACATAGCGGTGAACGACCGTATCAATGTGAAGTTTGCGAGAAGACCTTTGCACGGCATTCAACACTTTGGAATCATCGCAgaattcatactggtgagaaaccCTATCGGTGTGGCCTTTGTGGATCAGCATTTAATCag GCAACCCATCTTAAAAATCATGCAAAAGTTCACACAGGAGAAAAACCTCACAGATGTGAAATATGTGATGTTAGATTCTCTGATAGATTTGCATTAAAACGTCATCACAGCATACATGAAAAATATGGTAGAACAGCTCCATCCAATACCCAAAATCAACAACAACAAACACAACAGCAACAGACTGCACCTCAGCCGACCCAGCAACAGCAGCAACAACAACAGCAGCAacagcaacagcagcagcagcaacagcagcagcagcagcagcagcagcaacagcaacaacaacaacaacttcAACCACCGAATCAGCCACCACCACAACAGCAACCTCAGTTACAACAGCCACAACAAGGTATTGATGAATTATACAAATGTGAGATCGGAGGTGGTATTGCATTTCCTGGTTGTTCACGACCACAGGATGTTAAGCCTTGA